The following coding sequences lie in one Vanessa atalanta chromosome 1, ilVanAtal1.2, whole genome shotgun sequence genomic window:
- the LOC125068665 gene encoding peptide chain release factor 1: protein MSLTRLTFLRSFWKSENIKLVRRYSSHDSINLSDPAIQTYLKQLVIEHDKLHTKPRKTNEETKRLHEIKPIVNVLEQRISLFDSIDSLKELNKREGKDEEIKKMIKEEAQIYLSRMKEVDSDLQAILLEPNLTQGGVLIEVTAGAGGQESMLFAKELFNLYHEYSKYKNWDVDIASIEKSDIGGIRKGSLLVQGLGAPELMRMEAGVHRVQRIPVTEKGGRIHTSTVSVAVLPLATDIELEIPDKDLSIETKRASGAGGQHVNTTDSAVRITHLPTGTVVECQEGRSQIKNKQIALQKLRTLLLQKQEEEQSSKINSERKSQIGSSNRNEKIRTYNYPQDRVTEHREGGSTTHSLKTFMEGGEQLEELQESLLRHQRYQTIMADINEFIARYKAETTGKN, encoded by the exons atgtcaTTAACAAGATTAACATTTTTACGATCGTTTTGGAAGTCAGAAAACATCAAGTTAGTACGAAGATATTCCTCACATGATTCAATAAATTTGAGCGATCCGGCCATTCagacatatttaaaacaattggtAATAGAACAtgataaattacatacaaaaccACGGAAAACAAATGAAGAAACTAAGCGCCTACATGAAATTAAACCTATAGTAAATGTACTTGAACAGAGAATATCTCTTTTTGATAGTATAGATTCTCTCAAAGAGCTAAATAAACGGGAGGGGAAGGACGAGGAAATAAAGAAGATGATCAAAGAAGAGGCCCAAATATACCTCTCAAGGATGAAAGAAGTTGATAGTGACCTACAAGCTATCCTCTTAGAACCAAATTTAACTCAAGGAGGTGTTTTAATTGAGGTTACAGCTGGTGCAGGTGGACAGGAGTCAATGCTATTTGCTAAAGAACTTTTCAATTTGTACCacgaatattctaaatataaaaattgggaTGTTGATATAGCTTCAATTGAAAAATCGGATATTGGTGGAATCAGAAAGGGATCATTATTAGTGCAGGGATTAGGAGCACCGGAATTGATGAGAATGGAGGCAGGTGTACATCGAGTTCAAAGAATACCTGTTACAGAGAAAGGAGGCCGTATACACACAAGTACAGTGTCTGTAGCAGTGTTGCCGCTAGCTACAGATATTGAACTCGAAATACCAGATAAAGACCTAAGTATAGAGACTAAAAGAGCAAGTGGTGCTGGTGGCCAGCATGTGAACACTACAGATAGTGCTGTCCGCATCACCCACCTTCCAACAGGAACAGTAGTTGAGTGTCAGGAAGGAAGATCACAGATAAAAAACAAGCAAATTGCTTTACAAAAACTGAGAACACTGTTACTTCAAAAGCAGGAAGAAGAACAATCTTCTAAGATAAATAGTGAAAGAAAGTCACAG ATTGGTTCCAGCAATAGGAATGAAAAAATAAGAACTTATAACTATCCTCAAGATAGAGTGACAGAGCATAGAGAGGGTGGTAGTACCACACACAGCTTAAAAACATTCATGGAAGGTGGGGAGCAGTTAGAAGAGCTCCAAGAGTCCCTGCTACGACACCAAAGATATCAAACCATAATGGCTgacattaatgaatttattgcCAGATATAAAGCAGAAACTActggaaaaaattaa